A portion of the Acidobacteriaceae bacterium genome contains these proteins:
- a CDS encoding FCD domain-containing protein, with the protein MTVRLALEGATVADTARNATEEHIAELKTLLERMENNLGNTAKYEALDMEFHIKIAEASSNVLLFEMVSLIRGQLSQGVHQALLLPKAVPLSQKEHRAILNAIAKRQPEEAKRAMEGHLLAALTRYRKEKAQLS; encoded by the coding sequence ATGACAGTTCGCTTGGCGCTCGAAGGCGCTACCGTGGCAGATACGGCTCGCAACGCCACCGAAGAGCATATTGCCGAGCTCAAGACTCTCTTAGAACGTATGGAGAATAATCTCGGAAACACCGCGAAGTACGAAGCTCTTGATATGGAGTTTCACATCAAGATTGCGGAGGCGTCTTCAAACGTTCTGCTGTTCGAAATGGTGTCGCTCATTCGCGGTCAGCTTTCCCAGGGGGTACATCAGGCTCTTCTGTTGCCGAAGGCCGTTCCTCTGTCTCAGAAGGAACATAGAGCAATTTTGAACGCGATTGCGAAGCGGCAACCGGAAGAAGCAAAGCGCGCGATGGAAGGTCATCTGCTTGCGGCGCTTACTCGCTACCGCAAAGAGAAGGCCCAGCTATCCTGA
- a CDS encoding rhamnogalacturonan acetylesterase → MDDKEKVASTIRIVLAGDSTVNHSSGWGSGFCDDLVGHVECFNMSKNGRSTKSFRDEGWWQRALDLKPTYILISFGGNDVPGKGPERETDPKTTYPELLKKDIREARAIGAKPVLVTPMQIRTYKEGKLLEPWAAYVEAMRQVGTETGTPLVDLNAHSLACFESMNQEQADAYNKYYASKPSTIDRAHMNARGSQMLGRMVAEDMVKVVPALTKYVTMQNPPAEIPPCN, encoded by the coding sequence GTGGATGACAAGGAAAAAGTAGCTTCAACGATCCGCATCGTTCTCGCTGGGGATTCCACCGTGAATCACTCGTCGGGTTGGGGCTCGGGCTTCTGCGACGATCTTGTGGGCCATGTAGAGTGCTTCAACATGAGCAAGAACGGACGCAGTACAAAAAGCTTTCGTGACGAAGGTTGGTGGCAGCGTGCTCTGGACCTGAAGCCGACTTACATCCTCATCAGCTTCGGGGGAAACGACGTACCGGGGAAAGGTCCGGAGCGAGAAACAGATCCAAAGACGACTTATCCCGAACTGCTGAAGAAAGATATTCGCGAAGCACGTGCGATCGGCGCGAAGCCTGTGCTTGTGACGCCGATGCAGATTCGCACCTACAAAGAGGGGAAGCTGCTGGAGCCGTGGGCTGCTTATGTTGAGGCTATGCGGCAAGTAGGTACAGAGACGGGAACTCCTCTGGTCGATCTCAATGCGCACTCGCTCGCATGTTTTGAATCCATGAACCAGGAACAGGCCGATGCCTACAACAAGTACTATGCGAGCAAACCGTCAACGATCGACCGTGCCCATATGAATGCGCGCGGCTCGCAAATGCTCGGCAGAATGGTTGCCGAAGATATGGTGAAAGTGGTGCCAGCACTCACAAAATACGTCACGATGCAGAACCCTCCGGCGGAGATCCCGCCTTGCAACTGA